A genomic stretch from Theobroma cacao cultivar B97-61/B2 chromosome 4, Criollo_cocoa_genome_V2, whole genome shotgun sequence includes:
- the LOC18603073 gene encoding pentatricopeptide repeat-containing protein At5g43790, with protein MNSSNPIFTHPTLNYLSKCKTFYSLKQVHAQMITTGLTLHTYPLSKLLYVSATLALSHALAIFNQIPNPTIFLFNTLISSIITNQRSHTHLAFSLYERILCNETVEPNSHTYPSLFKACGSHPWLHHGLALHAHVLKFLEPTFDNFVHASLLNFYANYGKLGVARYMFDHISNPDLATWNSILSAYARSDSSSYYVSNNSNITSEDSSLSIEALYLFNEMQHSLVKPNEVTLAALISACANLGALTQGTWAHVYVLKYSIKVNYYVGTALIDMYSKCGCLGLAYQLFDQLPERDVLCYNAMIGGFGIHGYGQRALELYEKMKFQGLVPDDVTFIVIMCACSHVGLVEEGCKIFDSIKEVYGKEPRLEHYGCLVDLLGRAGRVQEAEEKLREMPMKPNAILWRSLLGAARVYGNLELGEVALKQLIELEPEISGNYVLLSNMYASIDRWEDAKRVRKLMKDHGINKIPGSSLVEVNGAMHEFLTGDKRHPCTSEIYSKLEEVGRRLQQYGHNPRTKEVLFDIDEEEKEDALTYHSERLAIAFALIASDSTAPIRIIKNLRVCIDCHESTKLISVIYGREIVVRDRNRFHHFKEGTCSCLDYW; from the coding sequence ATGAATTCTTCAAACCCTATCTTCACACACCCaaccttaaattatttatcaaaatGCAAGACATTTTACTCTCTCAAGCAAGTCCATGCCCAAATGATAACAACTGGCCTCACTCTCCACACTTACCCTCTCAGCAAACTGCTCTACGTATCTGCCACCCTAGCCTTGTCCCATGCCCTCGCTATCTTTAACCAAATCCCAAACCCAacaatttttctcttcaacACTCTCATTTCATCAATTATAACCAACCAAAGAAGTCACACCCATCTGGCCTTTTCCCTCTATGAAAGAATTCTTTGTAACGAAACAGTTGAACCCAATTCCCACACTTACCCATCTCTCTTCAAGGCTTGTGGCTCTCACCCTTGGCTGCACCATGGTCTAGCCCTCCATGCTCATGTCTTAAAATTCCTTGAACCCAcatttgataattttgttcACGCCTCATTACTTAATTTCTATGCCAATTATGGTAAATTGGGTGTGGCTAGATATATGTTTGATCATATTAGCAACCCAGATTTAGCCACGTGGAACTCCATTTTATCTGCATATGCACGTAGTGATAGTTCTAGTTATTATGTTagtaataatagtaatataaCCAGTGAGGACTCTAGTTTATCAATAGAGGCATTATATTTATTCAATGAGATGCAACATTCTTTAGTTAAGCCAAATGAAGTTACCCTGGCAGCTTTAATCAGTGCTTGTGCAAATTTAGGCGCTCTTACCCAAGGTACATGGGCACATGTTTATGTATTAAAGTACAGTATCAAGGTAAATTACTACGTGGGTACTGCTTTAATAGATATGTACTCAAAGTGTGGGTGTTTGGGCTTGGCATATCAGCTATTTGATCAATTGCCTGAAAGGGACGTATTATGTTACAATGCAATGATTGGAGGGTTTGGTATTCATGGTTATGGTCAGAGGGCACTTGAACTTTATGAGAAAATGAAGTTTCAAGGGTTAGTTCCTGATGATGTGACATTTATTGTTATAATGTGTGCTTGTTCACATGTTGGGTTGGTCGAGGAGGGTTGCAAGATTTTTGATTCTATAAAGGAGGTTTATGGGAAGGAGCCAAGACTTGAGCATTATGGCTGCTTGGTTGATCTTTTAGGTAGAGCTGGGAGGGTTCAGGAGGCTGAGGAAAAGCTCAGGGAAATGCCCATGAAACCAAATGCAATTTTGTGGAGGTCTTTACTTGGGGCAGCACGGGTTTATGGGAATTTGGAGCTTGGGGAAGTTGCATTGAAGCAGTTAATAGAGTTGGAGCCGGAAATTAGTGGGAACTATGTGCTTTTATCAAATATGTATGCCAGCATTGATAGATGGGAAGATGCTAAGAGAGTGAGGAAATTAATGAAAGATCATGGGATTAACAAAATACCAGGAAGTAGCTTGGTTGAGGTTAACGGTGCCATGCATGAATTCCTCACTGGAGACAAGAGACATCCTTGTACGTCAGAGATCTATTCGAAGCTCGAAGAGGTTGGCAGAAGACTACAGCAATATGGCCATAATCCAAGAACCAAAGAAGTGTTGTTTGACATAGATgaggaggaaaaagaagatgCCCTTACTTATCATAGTGAAAGGTTAGCGATTGCATTTGCTCTGATTGCTTCTGATTCAACTGCCCCTATCCGGATCATTAAAAATCTTCGGGTTTGTATTGATTGCCATGAAAGTACTAAGCTTATTTCAGTAATATATGGAAGAGAGATTGTAGTAAGAGACCGAAACCGGTTTCATCATTTTAAAGAGGGAACTTGTTCTTGTTTGGATTATTGGTGA
- the LOC108661682 gene encoding cytosolic sulfotransferase 16-like, which produces MHARDHFQAQPSDIFLCSPLKTGCTWLKALSFSIATRTQFDNSTSPLQKWVPHDCIPFLEHGEYSTAPGPRIPLFATHLQYTCLPKSIIDSGCKIVYICRDPKDTFVSMWHFFQRITKCNSKQELGEGDLIPIEVAFEFFCKGMSYYGPYWEHVLGYWKASLERPDKILFLKYEDMKRNTEVCVMKLAEFFGCPFSLEEEREGTVQKIIESCSFEILSNPEVNKMGKLVRKNRFVENNAYFRKGKVGDWRNYLTAEMGMRLDDIMEEKLSGSGLTFHISPQE; this is translated from the coding sequence ATGCATGCTCGAGATCACTTCCAGGCTCAACCCAGTGACATTTTCCTGTGCAGCCCACTTAAAACGGGCTGCACTTGGCTTAAGGCCTTGAGTTTCTCCATTGCGACCAGAACCCAGTTCGACAATTCCACAAGCCCTCTCCAAAAATGGGTGCCCCACGATTGCATTCCCTTCTTGGAGCATGGTGAGTACTCAACTGCACCAGGGCCAAGAATCCCACTCTTTGCTACCCACCTTCAGTATACGTGCTTGCCTAAATCAATAATAGATTCAGGTTGTAAAATTGTCTACATCTGTAGAGATCCAAAGGATACGTTTGTTTCAATGTGGCACTTCTTTCAAAGGATAACAAAATGTAACAGTAAACAAGAACTAGGTGAGGGAGACTTGATTCCTATAGAGGTGGCCTTTGAGTTTTTCTGCAAAGGAATGTCTTATTATGGACCTTACTGGGAGCATGTGTTAGGATATTGGAAAGCAAGCCTGGAACGCCCTGACAAGATACTTTTCTTGAAGTATGAAGATATGAAGAGAAACACTGAAGTATGTGTAATGAAACTGGCTGAGTTCTTTGGGTGCCCTTTCTCTTTGgaggaagaaagagaaggcACGGTACAAAAGATTATAGAGTCATGCAGTTTCGAGATTTTGAGCAATCCAGAGGTCAATAAGATGGGAAAGCTAGTGAGGAAGAACAGGTTTGTTGAAAATAATGCATATTTCAGAAAGGGAAAGGTTGGAGATTGGAGGAATTATCTAACAGCTGAGATGGGGATGCGCCTTGACGACATCATGGAGGAGAAGTTAAGTGGCTCCGGGTTGACCTTCCACATCTCACCTCAAGAATGA
- the LOC108661712 gene encoding flavonol sulfotransferase-like, producing the protein MEFSSLSKPIVESNISTEALQKYKEEISTLPKEDGWSPLIHLCLYKGFWFYPYFLEGAMYAQDHFQPQPSDIFLCSAMKTGCTWLKSLSFAIATRGQYDDSTSPLRTTVPHDCIPFLEYGEYSTAEGPRIPLVASHLPYTFLPKSIIDSGCKIVYLCRDPKDTFVSMWHFFRKLENNRPGEGDLVSIEEAFELFCKGLSSHGPYWEHVLGYWKASLERPDKILFLKYEDMTKDTEACVKKLAEFFDCPFSLEEERKGIVQAIIKFCSFENLSNLDVNKTGKQVKKDAFVENSAYFRKGKIGDWRNHLTAEMGARLDNIMKEKLSGSGLTF; encoded by the coding sequence ATGGAATTCTCCTCCCTCTCAAAACCAATTGTTGAATCCAATATCTCTACGGAAGCCCTACAAAAATACAAAGAGGAGATATCAACTCTTCCAAAAGAAGATGGATGGAGTCCCTTGATTCATCTTTGTTTGTACAAAGGCTTTTGGTTCTATCCTTACTTCTTGGAAGGAGCCATGTATGCTCAAGATCACTTCCAGCCGCAACCCAGTGATATATTCTTGTGCAGTGCAATGAAAACCGGCTGCACTTGGCTTAAGTCTTTGAGTTTTGCCATTGCAACCAGAGGTCAGTATGACGATTCCACGAGCCCTCTCCGAACCACAGTGCCTCACGATTGCATTCCCTTCTTGGAATATGGTGAGTACTCAACTGCAGAAGGGCCAAGAATCCCACTCGTTGCTTCACACCTTCCTTACACATTCTTGCCTAAATCTATAATAGATTCAGGTTGTAAAATCGTCTACCTTTGTAGAGATCCGAAGGATACGTTTGTTTCCATGTGGCATTTCTTCCGAAAGTTAGAAAATAACAGACCAGGGGAGGGAGACCTTGTTTCCATAGAGGAGGCCTTTGAGTTGTTCTGCAAAGGGTTGTCTTCTCATGGACCTTACTGGGAACATGTATTAGGATACTGGAAAGCAAGCTTGGAACGCCCTGACAAAATACTATTCTTGAAATATGAAGACATGACCAAGGACACTGAAGCATGTGTAAAGAAATTGGCTGAGTTCTTCGACTGCCCTTTCTCCttagaggaagaaagaaagggaatAGTACAGGCAATCATCAAGTTTTGTAGCTTTGAGAATTTGAGCAACCTAGACGTCAATAAGACCGGGAAGCAAGTGAAGAAGGACGCGTTTGTTGAAAATAGTGCATATTTTAGGAAGGGGAAGATTGGAGATTGGAGAAATCATTTGACTGCTGAGATGGGTGCGCGTCTTGACAACATCATGAAGGAGAAGCTAAGCGGTTCAGGGTTGaccttttaa
- the LOC18591180 gene encoding 14.7 kDa ribonuclease H-like protein — protein sequence MGLPHQGQMKFNVDGAARGCPGPAGIGGILTNHKGDVRVIFSKSIGVADSNLAELLAIKEAFIIFTSSRWRNDQKLVIECDSSNAVKWINQSHTAPWRMRKWLIQIERMKEKLMGWDVKHVRREANQRADSLANEGVQLQNDILRVYGNDTGDPAQENLDL from the coding sequence ATGGGACTACCGCATCAAGGTCAAATGAAGTTTAATGTCGACGGGGCAGCACGAGGATGTCCGGGACCTGCAGGAATTGGTGGTATACTTACAAATCACAAAGGAGATGTCAGAGTCATATTTTCCAAATCCATAGGAGTAGCTGATTCAAATTTAGCTGAATTGTTAGCTATAAAGGAAGCTTTTATTATCTTCACATCATCAAGATGGAGGAACGATCAAAAGCTGGTGATCGAATGTGACTCTTCTAACGCTGTTAAATGGATAAATCAATCGCACACTGCACCTTGGAGAATGCGAAAATGGCTGATCCAAATAGAGAGGATGAAGGAAAAACTTATGGGATGGGATGTCAAGCATGTGAGGAGAGAGGCGAATCAAAGAGCGGATTCACTTGCCAATGAGGGAGTTCAACTGCAGAATGACATATTGAGAGTCTATGGGAATGACACTGGAGATCCAGCACAAGAAAACCTTGACTTATGA